A portion of the Syntrophales bacterium genome contains these proteins:
- a CDS encoding putative DNA binding domain-containing protein has translation MKTTDLDILLQEGEGVMLEYKESLSSSFARELVGFANTAGGKILLGVRDDGTVKGIADTNALRARIQDIARNCDPSVKILLQRIGEVIVVTVRESESKPVQCSDGYFWRQGAVTQKLSRDEIRDLFRSEGAIRFDTSVCPKFRYPQDFDREKYNAWLRLSGITGRPSTEDVLVNIEAAERSGTKLLFRNAGVLFFAKNVRHFFNQAYVTCLLAKGTDKVHILDRKDFAGGIVADIEDSLRFIERNTRTAYRIEGLRREDVPEYPMKALREAITNAVMHRDWFMEGANVFVEIYTDRIEISSPGGLPKGMKLADLGRKSIRRNALLADLLHRITFIEKAGTGIKRMREEARAQHCPPPTFEENGFFTAIFYPSPEVRTQAGAKEAPSTAQVGTKKGSNQAHDKAHDVEATPQVPPKHPSSAPQVAGQVGTKLALSRHQVEILRKCIKDSMLVDLMAIAERSDRTKFRHQVLNPLIKAGWIEMTIPEKPRSSKQRYRTTAAGRTVLAHAEKETPS, from the coding sequence GCTTTGCCAATACGGCAGGGGGCAAGATTCTGCTGGGGGTGCGCGACGACGGCACCGTCAAGGGGATTGCCGATACCAACGCGCTACGCGCCCGTATCCAGGACATCGCCCGCAACTGCGACCCGTCGGTGAAGATCCTGCTGCAACGAATCGGCGAGGTCATCGTGGTGACAGTTCGCGAGAGCGAATCAAAGCCGGTGCAGTGCAGCGACGGTTATTTCTGGCGGCAGGGCGCCGTTACCCAGAAGCTCAGCCGAGATGAGATTCGGGATCTGTTCCGCAGTGAGGGGGCTATCCGTTTCGATACCTCGGTCTGTCCGAAATTCCGCTACCCTCAGGACTTCGACCGGGAGAAGTACAATGCCTGGCTCCGGTTGAGCGGCATCACCGGCCGTCCCAGCACCGAGGACGTTCTGGTCAACATCGAAGCAGCCGAGCGTTCCGGCACCAAGCTCCTTTTCCGCAATGCCGGTGTTCTCTTCTTCGCCAAGAACGTCAGACATTTTTTCAACCAGGCCTACGTCACCTGTCTCCTGGCCAAAGGCACGGACAAGGTGCACATCCTGGACCGCAAGGATTTTGCCGGCGGCATCGTTGCGGATATCGAGGACAGCCTGCGCTTCATCGAGCGCAATACCCGCACGGCCTACCGGATTGAAGGGCTGCGCCGGGAGGACGTCCCGGAATACCCGATGAAGGCCCTGCGCGAAGCCATCACCAATGCGGTCATGCATCGCGACTGGTTCATGGAGGGGGCCAATGTTTTCGTGGAGATCTATACCGACCGGATCGAGATCTCCAGCCCCGGCGGCCTGCCCAAGGGGATGAAGCTTGCCGACCTTGGCCGGAAGAGCATCCGCCGTAATGCCCTGCTTGCCGACCTGCTCCACCGCATCACTTTCATCGAAAAGGCAGGAACCGGTATCAAGCGAATGCGCGAGGAGGCACGGGCACAGCATTGTCCGCCACCGACCTTCGAGGAGAACGGATTTTTCACCGCGATCTTCTATCCCAGTCCGGAGGTACGGACGCAGGCGGGCGCAAAAGAGGCACCAAGTACCGCACAAGTCGGGACCAAGAAGGGATCAAATCAGGCACATGATAAGGCCCATGACGTGGAAGCCACCCCACAAGTACCCCCCAAGCACCCCTCAAGTGCCCCACAAGTTGCGGGACAAGTAGGCACCAAGTTGGCACTAAGTCGGCACCAAGTTGAAATATTGCGGAAATGCATTAAAGACAGCATGTTAGTTGATCTTATGGCAATTGCAGAGCGTTCTGATCGCACCAAGTTCAGGCACCAAGTCTTGAATCCGCTCATCAAAGCCGGATGGATCGAAATGACCATCCCCGAAAAACCACGCAGCTCGAAACAGCGGTACCGCACCACCGCTGCCGGTCGCACAGTCCTTGCGCACGCTGAAAAGGAGACTCCTTCATGA